From Providencia sp. R33, a single genomic window includes:
- the rnt gene encoding ribonuclease T, with protein sequence MSEKNNPNALVNRFRGYYPVVIDVETGGFNAKTDALLEIAAITLKMDKDGWLSMDETLHFHVEPFKGANLEPSALAFTGIDPTNPLRGAVSEYEALHAIFKVIRKGMKNTDCNRAIIVAHNANFDHSFVMNAAERAGLKRNPFHPFATFDTAALSGLVFGQTILAKACVSAGIPFDGKQAHGALYDTNRTALLFCEIVNKFKKLGGWPIIEDEK encoded by the coding sequence ATGTCTGAAAAAAACAATCCGAATGCCCTAGTAAACCGTTTCAGGGGATACTACCCTGTTGTTATTGATGTTGAAACAGGCGGGTTCAACGCAAAAACTGATGCCCTGCTTGAAATTGCAGCGATTACACTAAAAATGGACAAAGATGGCTGGCTTTCTATGGATGAAACGCTGCATTTTCATGTAGAGCCATTTAAAGGGGCTAATTTAGAACCATCAGCACTTGCTTTTACAGGAATTGACCCAACAAATCCATTACGAGGAGCAGTCAGTGAATATGAGGCTCTCCACGCGATATTTAAGGTCATTCGCAAAGGCATGAAGAATACCGATTGCAACCGCGCGATAATCGTTGCACATAACGCAAATTTTGATCACAGCTTTGTCATGAATGCCGCCGAACGTGCAGGATTAAAACGCAATCCATTCCACCCTTTTGCTACTTTTGATACCGCGGCATTAAGTGGCTTAGTGTTTGGTCAAACAATCCTTGCAAAAGCCTGTGTCAGTGCAGGGATCCCGTTCGATGGTAAACAAGCCCATGGTGCACTGTATGATACTAACCGTACCGCACTTTTATTTTGCGAAATCGTGAATAAATTCAAAAAGCTTGGCGGCTGGCCAATTATTGAAGACGAAAAGTAA
- the sapC gene encoding putrescine export ABC transporter permease SapC, with translation MSSDNFYREQKMPSPTRVVWNLFSSDIVSMVGFFGVLFLLILCFIGPYLAPYALDQQFLGYQLTPPSWSHYGEVAFFFGTDDLGRDILSRLLIGAKSTFGSAIFVTFIATVIGLVLGCLAGMTKGLKSAVFNHILDTLLSIPSLLLAIIVVAFMGASLENAMLAICLALIPRMVRTIYVAVHDELDKEYIVAARLDGASNIFILWYTVLPNITPILVTELTRALSIAILDIAALGFLDLGAQLPSSEWGAMLGDTLELIYVAPWAVILPGVAIMISVLFVNLLGDGLHRAINAGVE, from the coding sequence ATGTCCTCAGATAATTTTTATCGTGAACAGAAAATGCCATCCCCAACACGGGTGGTATGGAATTTATTCTCATCGGATATCGTTTCGATGGTTGGCTTTTTTGGTGTATTATTTTTGCTTATTTTGTGTTTTATTGGCCCTTATCTCGCACCTTATGCCTTAGACCAACAATTTTTAGGGTATCAATTAACGCCCCCATCATGGTCGCATTATGGTGAGGTAGCCTTTTTCTTCGGTACTGATGATCTTGGGCGTGATATCTTAAGCCGCTTGTTGATTGGGGCTAAATCTACATTTGGTTCTGCTATTTTTGTTACCTTTATTGCAACTGTTATTGGCTTAGTTCTAGGCTGCCTCGCAGGGATGACGAAGGGGTTAAAATCTGCCGTCTTTAACCATATCCTCGACACATTGTTATCTATCCCATCATTACTGTTAGCGATTATTGTTGTCGCATTTATGGGAGCGAGCCTTGAAAACGCCATGTTGGCCATCTGTCTTGCGTTGATACCTAGAATGGTAAGGACAATTTACGTTGCTGTACATGATGAATTAGACAAAGAATATATTGTCGCTGCTCGCCTTGATGGTGCATCCAACATTTTTATTTTGTGGTATACCGTATTACCCAATATTACCCCTATTTTAGTTACAGAGTTAACCCGCGCTCTGTCTATTGCTATCCTTGATATTGCCGCTTTAGGCTTTTTAGATTTAGGTGCTCAGTTGCCCTCTTCTGAATGGGGTGCCATGTTAGGTGATACCTTAGAATTGATTTACGTCGCACCGTGGGCCGTGATCTTACCTGGTGTCGCTATCATGATAAGTGTTTTATTTGTGAACTTACTAGGTGACGGCTTACACCGTGCCATCAATGCGGGGGTTGAATAA
- the sapF gene encoding putrescine export ABC transporter ATP-binding protein SapF: METLLEVRNLTKTFRFREGLFHRHELQAVKPISFNLQAGQTLAIIGANGSGKSTLARMLSGVVEPTSGDIMIRGQRLNFGDYSYRSQRIRMIFQDPSTSLNPRQRIGQTLELPLKLNTDLTGIERERRIIQTLRQVGLLADHAEYYPHMLASGQKQRIALARALILQPEIIVADEALASLDMSMRSQIINLMLDLQAKHDIAYIYVTQHLGMMKHISDKMLVMDKGEVVERGNTAEVLAAPLHDVTRRLIESHFGEPLSIDAWRQDL; encoded by the coding sequence ATGGAAACGTTATTAGAAGTCCGTAACCTAACAAAAACGTTCCGCTTTCGTGAAGGTTTATTCCATCGTCACGAGCTACAAGCCGTGAAGCCAATTAGCTTTAATTTGCAAGCAGGCCAGACCCTTGCAATCATTGGGGCGAATGGTTCAGGAAAATCAACGTTAGCACGTATGCTCTCTGGGGTTGTTGAGCCCACCAGCGGGGACATTATGATCCGCGGGCAGCGCCTAAATTTTGGTGACTACAGTTACCGTAGTCAGCGTATCCGCATGATTTTCCAAGACCCTAGCACATCGCTAAACCCTCGGCAGCGTATCGGTCAAACTCTTGAATTACCTTTAAAATTAAATACGGATTTAACGGGGATAGAGCGAGAAAGGCGAATTATCCAAACACTGCGTCAAGTTGGTTTACTCGCTGATCACGCTGAATATTACCCTCATATGCTTGCATCAGGACAAAAACAGCGTATCGCCCTTGCCCGCGCCCTTATTTTACAACCAGAGATTATCGTTGCGGATGAAGCACTCGCCTCGCTGGATATGTCTATGCGCTCGCAAATTATTAACTTAATGTTAGATTTACAAGCCAAACATGACATCGCTTATATCTATGTAACTCAACACCTTGGAATGATGAAACATATTAGCGATAAAATGTTAGTGATGGATAAAGGAGAAGTTGTGGAGCGTGGCAATACAGCTGAAGTGCTTGCCGCCCCACTCCATGATGTAACCCGTCGTTTAATAGAAAGCCATTTCGGCGAGCCTTTGTCGATTGATGCATGGCGGCAAGATTTGTAA
- the pdxH gene encoding pyridoxamine 5'-phosphate oxidase, which yields MNEINEVDLTSVRREYTKGGLRRNDLTPNPLTLFELWMKQACEAGLSDPTAMSVATVDETGQPYQRIVLLKHFDDKGLVFYTNMGSRKAQHLEKNNKISLHFPWYPLERQVNFTGVAERLNPIEVVKYFHSRPKDSQIAAWASAQSSKISARGILEGKFLELKQKFKNGEVPLPSFWGGFRVVFDSVEFWQGGTHRLHDRFLYQREGDGWKIDRLAP from the coding sequence ATGAATGAGATAAATGAAGTTGATCTCACCTCTGTCCGTCGTGAGTACACAAAAGGCGGGCTTAGACGTAATGACCTAACGCCTAATCCATTAACCCTTTTTGAATTATGGATGAAGCAGGCGTGTGAGGCAGGATTAAGTGACCCGACAGCGATGTCAGTGGCGACCGTGGATGAAACTGGGCAACCATATCAGCGTATTGTACTGTTAAAACATTTTGATGATAAAGGCTTGGTATTTTATACCAACATGGGTAGTCGTAAAGCACAACACCTTGAAAAAAATAATAAAATAAGCTTACACTTTCCGTGGTATCCACTTGAACGCCAAGTGAATTTTACGGGCGTTGCTGAGCGTTTAAACCCGATTGAAGTGGTGAAATATTTCCACAGCCGGCCTAAAGATAGCCAAATTGCTGCATGGGCTTCAGCCCAATCTTCTAAAATTTCGGCTAGAGGAATTTTAGAAGGTAAATTTTTAGAGTTAAAACAAAAATTTAAAAATGGAGAAGTACCTTTACCTAGTTTTTGGGGGGGCTTTCGTGTGGTATTTGATAGTGTCGAATTTTGGCAAGGTGGCACTCACCGTCTGCATGACCGTTTTTTATACCAACGGGAAGGGGATGGCTGGAAAATTGATAGATTAGCCCCTTAG
- a CDS encoding glycine zipper 2TM domain-containing protein, protein MLKKVFVGVVAVAALSGCVNTSTLSGDTISANDAKQVQTVTYGTVLNARPVTIQAGEDGNVIGAIGGAVLGGLLGNTIGGGTGNTLATAAGAIAGGLAGQQAQGALNRSQGVQLEIRLDSGKNIVVVQKQDPSAFRNGQRVMIANSGNTVTVSPR, encoded by the coding sequence ATGCTTAAGAAAGTTTTTGTAGGTGTTGTTGCAGTTGCAGCGTTATCAGGCTGTGTCAATACCAGTACACTTTCTGGTGATACTATTTCAGCCAATGACGCGAAACAGGTTCAGACTGTGACCTATGGTACTGTTTTGAACGCTCGTCCTGTGACTATTCAAGCGGGTGAAGATGGTAATGTCATCGGTGCAATTGGTGGTGCAGTTCTGGGTGGCTTATTAGGCAATACTATTGGTGGTGGTACAGGAAATACTCTTGCAACCGCAGCAGGTGCTATCGCAGGTGGTCTTGCTGGACAGCAAGCACAAGGTGCTTTAAATAGAAGCCAAGGTGTTCAATTAGAGATCCGTTTAGACAGCGGTAAAAATATTGTCGTTGTACAAAAACAAGATCCTAGCGCGTTTCGTAATGGCCAACGTGTCATGATTGCAAATAGCGGAAATACCGTTACTGTATCCCCTCGCTAA
- the tyrS gene encoding tyrosine--tRNA ligase: protein MSSNNLIKQLQERGLVAQVTDEDALAERLAQGPISLYCGFDPTADSLHLGHLVPLLCLKRFQLAGHKPVALVGGATGLIGDPSFKATERKLNTAETVQEWVEKIRNQVSPFLSFDCGDNSARLANNYDWFGKMDVLTFLRDIGKHFSVNQMINRESVKQRLNRDDVGISFTEFAYNLLQGYDFANMNHEMGVELQIGGSDQWGNITSGIDLTRRLYQNQVFGMTVPLITKADGTKFGKTEGGAVWLDPKKTSQYKFYQFWINTADADVYRFLKFFTFMELDEINALEEEDKNSGKAPRAQYVLAEQVTKLVHGEAGLAAAKRITESLFSGAVSDLTEADLEQLAQDGMPCITLEDGADLQQALVDSELTPSRGQARTAISSNAVSINGQKQTEPMYVFTEADRLFGRYTLIRRGKKNDCLINWK from the coding sequence ATGTCTAGCAATAACCTGATTAAACAATTGCAAGAGCGGGGCCTCGTTGCCCAGGTAACGGATGAGGATGCGTTAGCAGAGAGACTGGCGCAGGGCCCTATCTCTCTCTATTGTGGCTTCGATCCTACCGCTGATAGCTTGCACTTGGGACATCTGGTTCCCTTGCTGTGTTTAAAACGATTCCAACTAGCCGGGCATAAGCCTGTGGCGTTGGTAGGTGGCGCAACGGGCCTTATTGGTGATCCGAGCTTTAAAGCTACTGAACGTAAATTAAATACCGCAGAAACCGTTCAAGAGTGGGTAGAAAAAATCCGTAATCAAGTTTCACCATTTTTAAGTTTTGATTGTGGTGATAACAGTGCGCGTCTTGCTAATAACTATGATTGGTTTGGCAAAATGGATGTACTGACTTTCTTACGTGATATTGGTAAACATTTCTCTGTTAACCAAATGATTAACCGTGAGTCCGTTAAGCAACGCCTTAATCGTGATGACGTTGGTATCTCCTTTACTGAATTTGCGTATAACCTGTTACAAGGTTATGACTTTGCAAATATGAACCATGAGATGGGTGTAGAGTTACAAATTGGTGGTTCTGACCAATGGGGTAACATTACCTCAGGCATCGATTTAACGCGTCGCCTTTATCAAAACCAAGTGTTTGGTATGACCGTTCCACTGATCACTAAAGCGGATGGCACTAAATTCGGTAAAACGGAAGGTGGTGCAGTTTGGTTAGATCCGAAGAAGACCAGCCAATACAAATTCTACCAATTCTGGATTAATACTGCGGATGCAGACGTTTATCGCTTCCTAAAATTCTTCACCTTCATGGAACTCGACGAAATTAATGCACTGGAAGAAGAAGATAAAAACAGCGGTAAAGCACCACGTGCACAATACGTTTTAGCAGAGCAAGTGACTAAATTAGTACACGGCGAAGCAGGCTTAGCGGCAGCTAAACGTATTACTGAAAGTTTATTCTCTGGTGCAGTTTCTGACTTAACCGAAGCGGATCTTGAACAATTAGCGCAAGATGGCATGCCATGCATCACTTTAGAAGATGGCGCTGACCTGCAACAAGCATTAGTTGATTCGGAATTAACGCCATCACGTGGGCAAGCAAGAACAGCCATCAGTTCTAATGCTGTTTCTATCAATGGCCAAAAACAAACTGAGCCTATGTATGTCTTTACAGAGGCAGATCGCTTGTTTGGTCGTTATACCTTGATCCGTCGCGGTAAGAAAAACGACTGCTTAATTAATTGGAAATAG
- the slyA gene encoding transcriptional regulator SlyA — MESQIGTELSRVVRMWRALIDHRLKPLKLTQTHWVTLHNISQLPPEQSQIQLAKAIGIEQPSLVRTLDQLEEKKLISRHTCANDRRAKRIKLTEESEPFIKTVDQVINNTRIEILSNISQEELDLLSQLLLKLEKNIIRLQSDS; from the coding sequence TTGGAATCACAAATAGGGACAGAGCTATCACGTGTAGTTCGCATGTGGAGAGCATTAATTGACCATCGATTAAAACCACTAAAACTAACGCAAACTCACTGGGTTACACTACATAACATCAGTCAGTTACCCCCTGAGCAGTCGCAGATTCAATTGGCGAAAGCGATAGGTATTGAACAGCCTTCATTGGTCAGAACATTAGACCAATTAGAGGAAAAAAAACTCATTTCGAGACATACCTGTGCAAATGATAGGCGTGCAAAAAGAATCAAACTAACCGAGGAATCTGAGCCATTTATTAAAACAGTTGATCAAGTGATTAACAACACACGTATTGAAATTTTAAGTAACATTAGCCAAGAGGAACTTGACCTGTTATCGCAACTTTTATTAAAACTTGAAAAAAATATTATTCGCTTACAAAGTGATTCATGA
- the sapD gene encoding putrescine export ABC transporter ATP-binding protein SapD, producing MPLLDIRNLTIEFMTANGPVKAVDRVSMTLSEGEIRGLVGESGSGKSLIAKAICGVTKDNIRVTADRFRFQDIDLLKLSPRKRRKLIGHNISMIFQEPQSCLDPAADIGKQLIQSIPGWTYKGRWWQRFNWRKRRAIELLHRVGIKDHKDIMHSYPYELTDGECQKVMIAIAIANQPRLLIADEPTNAMESTTQAQIFRLLDKLNQNNNMGILLISHDMEMMSKLVDRINVLYCGQTVESATPEDILQRPRHPYTQALIRSIPDFESPIPHKGRLNTLPGAIPSLEHLPIGCRLGPRCPYAQRTCIEAPQLRNIKNHLVACHYPLNTEEQP from the coding sequence ATGCCACTCCTAGACATTCGCAATTTAACGATTGAGTTTATGACTGCCAATGGCCCTGTCAAAGCCGTTGACCGTGTCTCGATGACACTTTCTGAGGGTGAAATTCGCGGCTTAGTCGGCGAATCTGGTTCAGGGAAAAGTTTGATAGCCAAGGCCATTTGTGGTGTCACCAAAGATAATATCCGTGTTACTGCTGACCGCTTTCGTTTTCAGGACATCGACTTACTAAAACTTAGCCCTCGCAAACGCCGCAAGTTAATCGGCCACAATATTTCGATGATCTTCCAAGAGCCGCAATCGTGCCTTGACCCTGCGGCTGATATTGGTAAGCAACTGATTCAATCCATCCCTGGTTGGACATACAAAGGCCGTTGGTGGCAACGCTTCAATTGGCGAAAACGTCGTGCGATTGAACTTTTGCATCGGGTTGGTATTAAAGATCATAAAGATATCATGCATAGTTATCCTTATGAGCTCACTGATGGCGAATGCCAAAAAGTGATGATAGCCATTGCCATCGCAAACCAACCTCGCTTATTAATTGCAGATGAACCCACGAATGCCATGGAATCGACTACGCAGGCACAGATATTCCGACTGCTTGATAAGCTGAATCAAAACAATAATATGGGGATTTTGCTCATCAGCCATGATATGGAAATGATGTCAAAATTAGTCGACCGAATTAATGTTTTGTATTGTGGGCAAACTGTGGAAAGTGCTACGCCTGAAGACATCCTACAGCGACCACGCCATCCTTATACTCAAGCTTTAATCCGTTCAATCCCTGATTTTGAAAGCCCAATTCCCCATAAAGGCCGACTAAATACATTGCCAGGAGCAATCCCTTCTTTAGAGCATTTACCGATTGGCTGCCGTCTTGGCCCGCGTTGCCCTTATGCACAACGCACCTGCATTGAAGCCCCGCAGCTACGCAATATCAAAAACCATTTAGTGGCTTGCCATTACCCGCTCAATACTGAGGAGCAACCCTAA
- the pdxY gene encoding pyridoxal kinase PdxY produces the protein MKSVLSIQSHVVFGHAGNSAAAFPMCRMGVDVWPLNTVQFSNHTQYPQWTGTVFPAQHLTDIVEGLAKIHKLEICDAVLSGYIGSAEQGDDILAIVKKVKSANSRALYFCDPVMGHPEKGCIVAPGVAEFLCERALAASDVIAPNLLELETLAGRTIKTVEEAITAARELCHKGPKIVLVKHLSRAAYRADRFEMILVTAEHSWHVSRPLVDFGEKQPVGVGDLTSGLMLVNLLKGEPLDKGLEHVAAAVYEVMIKTKEMGEYELQLVAAQDKMVNPEHKFCATQVD, from the coding sequence ATGAAAAGCGTATTATCAATTCAATCCCATGTTGTTTTCGGTCATGCAGGAAACAGTGCTGCTGCATTCCCTATGTGCCGTATGGGCGTAGATGTGTGGCCACTCAATACCGTACAATTTTCTAATCACACACAATACCCTCAATGGACGGGAACCGTATTTCCTGCTCAGCACTTAACTGATATTGTTGAAGGGCTCGCTAAAATTCACAAACTTGAAATCTGTGATGCTGTGCTAAGTGGCTATATCGGTTCTGCGGAGCAAGGTGACGATATACTCGCGATTGTGAAAAAAGTGAAATCAGCTAATTCACGGGCTTTATATTTTTGTGATCCTGTAATGGGGCACCCTGAAAAAGGTTGTATTGTTGCACCTGGTGTTGCTGAATTCTTATGCGAAAGGGCATTAGCAGCAAGTGACGTTATTGCACCAAACTTGCTTGAGCTAGAAACACTTGCAGGTAGAACTATCAAGACAGTCGAAGAGGCCATTACTGCTGCAAGGGAACTTTGTCACAAAGGGCCGAAAATTGTTCTTGTGAAACATTTAAGCCGCGCAGCTTATCGAGCTGACCGTTTTGAAATGATTTTGGTTACCGCAGAGCATAGCTGGCACGTTAGCCGCCCATTAGTTGATTTCGGCGAAAAACAACCTGTGGGTGTTGGTGATTTGACGAGTGGTTTGATGCTAGTGAATTTATTAAAAGGTGAACCTTTAGATAAAGGGCTAGAGCATGTTGCTGCTGCAGTCTATGAAGTGATGATTAAAACAAAAGAGATGGGCGAATATGAGCTACAACTGGTAGCGGCTCAGGACAAAATGGTTAACCCTGAACACAAGTTTTGTGCCACTCAGGTAGACTGA
- the gstA gene encoding glutathione transferase GstA yields MKLYYAPGACSLSPHIILRETGLDFSIERVNIKEKKTEKGADFLAINPKGQVPTLVLDNGEQLTEGAVIVQYLADQKPDRNLIALAGSMKRYHQMEALNFISTELHKNFSPLFTPGTPEDYKDTVRKTLLNKFKYVDSVLAKQPFFAGDSFSVADAYLFTVSGWAKHVGLDLSSLTHLQDYMAKIAKRPNVQEALKAEGLI; encoded by the coding sequence ATGAAATTATATTACGCTCCCGGCGCTTGTTCCCTTTCTCCTCATATTATTTTACGTGAGACTGGATTAGATTTCTCGATTGAACGTGTGAATATCAAAGAGAAAAAAACAGAGAAAGGCGCAGATTTCTTAGCAATAAACCCTAAAGGCCAAGTGCCAACTTTAGTGTTAGATAATGGAGAGCAACTCACCGAAGGTGCCGTCATTGTTCAGTATCTTGCAGACCAAAAACCAGATAGAAACCTGATTGCGCTCGCTGGCTCGATGAAACGCTACCACCAAATGGAAGCATTAAACTTCATATCAACAGAGCTTCATAAAAATTTCTCACCTTTATTTACACCAGGTACACCTGAAGACTATAAAGACACAGTTCGCAAAACATTATTGAATAAATTCAAATATGTTGACTCCGTACTAGCAAAACAACCCTTCTTTGCTGGCGACAGTTTTAGCGTAGCAGATGCCTATTTATTTACGGTAAGTGGATGGGCAAAACACGTTGGCCTAGATTTATCAAGCTTAACGCATTTACAAGATTACATGGCTAAAATTGCAAAACGCCCGAATGTCCAAGAAGCATTAAAAGCGGAAGGTTTAATCTAA
- a CDS encoding DUF817 domain-containing protein: MGSMSHKLNFLGQLDQKLMAHTPNKSHGIKRFILEFWFFGLINARSCLFAGFFFLALFLVPAKGILGLPRYDALLIFAVIFQAILVWSKLETWDELKAICVFHLVGFMMELFKTSATIGSWQYPDEAFTKLWGVPLFTGFMYAAVGSYIIQSWRFFKVRIEHYPPYWMATCVALAIYINFFSHHYIDDYRWYLTAFIFGLYARSVVFYTPLDKERKMPLLLAFMLIGFFIWLAENFGTFFGVWQYPNQIGAWSMVHAGKWGAWSLLVIVTFTIVVHLKHIKANVTVAR; encoded by the coding sequence ATGGGTAGTATGAGTCATAAGCTCAATTTTTTAGGTCAATTAGACCAAAAGCTCATGGCGCATACGCCAAATAAGAGTCACGGTATCAAGCGTTTTATTTTAGAATTTTGGTTTTTCGGTCTTATTAATGCCCGTTCCTGTTTATTCGCAGGTTTTTTCTTTTTAGCGCTATTTTTAGTACCCGCCAAAGGCATTTTAGGATTACCCCGTTACGATGCTTTGCTGATTTTTGCTGTCATATTTCAAGCTATATTAGTGTGGTCAAAGTTAGAAACTTGGGATGAGCTCAAAGCAATCTGTGTGTTTCATTTGGTCGGTTTTATGATGGAGTTATTTAAAACGTCAGCTACCATTGGTTCATGGCAATACCCAGACGAGGCCTTCACAAAACTTTGGGGCGTTCCTCTGTTTACTGGGTTTATGTATGCGGCGGTAGGAAGCTATATCATTCAGTCATGGCGTTTTTTTAAGGTTAGAATCGAGCATTACCCACCGTATTGGATGGCGACGTGTGTTGCGTTGGCGATTTATATTAATTTTTTTAGCCACCATTACATCGATGATTATCGTTGGTACTTAACGGCTTTTATTTTTGGGTTGTACGCACGAAGTGTGGTGTTTTATACGCCACTTGATAAAGAGCGCAAAATGCCACTGTTGCTCGCCTTCATGTTAATCGGCTTTTTTATCTGGCTCGCCGAAAACTTTGGGACTTTTTTCGGGGTTTGGCAATACCCCAACCAAATTGGGGCTTGGTCAATGGTTCATGCGGGGAAATGGGGAGCGTGGTCTCTGTTGGTCATTGTGACCTTTACGATTGTCGTTCACCTTAAACATATTAAGGCGAACGTTACCGTGGCTCGTTAA
- a CDS encoding DUF1289 domain-containing protein encodes MAEQLEFFEIPSPCRGICQTNEQGYCRGCYRTRDERFNWLKFSNAEKRNIIRLCRQRYLRLINKKVIQDEITDSQQSLF; translated from the coding sequence ATGGCTGAGCAACTCGAGTTTTTTGAAATACCTAGCCCTTGTCGTGGGATCTGCCAAACAAATGAACAAGGCTATTGCCGAGGTTGTTATCGAACCCGAGATGAACGATTCAATTGGTTAAAATTTTCCAATGCAGAAAAACGCAATATCATTCGGTTATGCCGTCAGCGTTATCTGAGATTGATAAACAAAAAAGTAATTCAAGATGAAATTACGGATAGTCAGCAATCGCTTTTTTAA
- the gloA gene encoding lactoylglutathione lyase, with product MRLLHTMLRVTDMQRSIDFYTKVLGMRLLRTSENTEYKYSLAFVGYSDESEGAVIELTYNWGVDSYDMGNAYGHIALGVDDVAKTCDDIRHAGGNVTREAGPVKGGSTIIAFVEDPDGYKIELIENKSASKGLGH from the coding sequence ATGCGCTTACTTCATACCATGTTACGTGTTACTGATATGCAACGTTCAATTGATTTTTATACCAAAGTATTAGGAATGCGTTTACTGAGAACAAGTGAAAATACTGAGTATAAATATTCTTTAGCTTTCGTTGGTTATAGTGATGAAAGTGAAGGTGCTGTCATTGAGCTAACCTACAATTGGGGCGTAGATAGCTATGATATGGGGAATGCATACGGCCATATTGCTCTAGGTGTTGATGATGTTGCTAAAACTTGTGATGACATCCGCCATGCTGGTGGTAATGTCACTCGCGAAGCAGGTCCCGTGAAAGGAGGCTCAACAATCATTGCTTTCGTTGAAGACCCTGATGGCTATAAAATCGAATTGATCGAAAACAAAAGTGCTAGTAAAGGTTTAGGTCATTAA
- the anmK gene encoding anhydro-N-acetylmuramic acid kinase, which translates to MIKSGRYIGVMSGTSLDGVDVVLAAISDKFVAEQASLSVTFPIELKKRILNICQGQETTLSEIGKIDRELGSLYADAINQLLVQTGLTAEDIIAIGCHGQTVWHEPDGEQPFTIQLGDNNRVAALTGITTVGDFRRRDMAYGGQGAPLVPAFHLAVLGHSIEKRIVLNIGGIANITALLPGAYVKGYDTGPGNMLMDTWTWRNQQKAFDQDGEWASSGQVDNALLKVMMNDPYFKRSSPKSTGREYFNTQWLDQHLTHFPHISAQDIQATLCELTAASIAEQVLLCGGSERLIVCGGGAKNTFLMQRLSALLPGIEVAPSDKFGLSGDDMEALAFAWLAARTVAGLSGNLASVTGATRETVLGAVYPKNSDKK; encoded by the coding sequence ATGATTAAGTCAGGTCGTTACATAGGGGTTATGTCAGGAACCAGTTTGGATGGGGTTGATGTTGTTCTTGCCGCAATTAGTGACAAATTTGTTGCAGAACAGGCTAGTTTGAGTGTCACATTTCCGATTGAGTTGAAAAAAAGAATTTTAAATATCTGCCAAGGTCAAGAAACAACATTATCTGAGATTGGTAAGATAGATCGTGAATTAGGCTCGCTTTATGCGGACGCGATTAATCAATTATTGGTGCAAACAGGGTTAACAGCTGAAGATATCATAGCTATTGGCTGCCATGGGCAGACCGTTTGGCATGAACCAGACGGAGAGCAACCATTTACGATACAACTTGGTGATAATAACCGCGTTGCTGCTTTAACGGGTATTACGACAGTGGGGGATTTTAGGCGTCGTGATATGGCTTATGGTGGTCAAGGTGCACCATTAGTACCAGCCTTCCACTTAGCCGTTTTAGGCCATTCAATTGAAAAACGTATTGTTTTAAACATTGGTGGGATAGCAAACATCACAGCATTACTCCCAGGTGCTTATGTGAAAGGGTATGACACAGGGCCTGGCAATATGCTGATGGACACTTGGACATGGCGTAATCAGCAAAAAGCTTTTGACCAAGATGGCGAGTGGGCAAGTAGCGGTCAGGTCGATAATGCATTGCTCAAAGTTATGATGAATGACCCTTATTTCAAGCGTTCATCACCAAAAAGTACAGGGCGTGAATATTTTAACACACAATGGTTAGACCAGCATTTAACGCATTTCCCTCATATTTCAGCGCAAGATATTCAAGCAACATTATGTGAGTTAACGGCCGCATCTATCGCTGAACAAGTTTTATTATGCGGTGGAAGTGAGCGACTCATTGTTTGTGGGGGTGGCGCAAAAAACACTTTTTTAATGCAGCGGTTGTCAGCTCTGTTACCAGGTATTGAGGTTGCACCAAGTGATAAATTTGGTCTTAGTGGTGATGATATGGAAGCATTGGCATTTGCTTGGTTAGCTGCGCGTACAGTTGCAGGGCTATCAGGTAATCTTGCTTCCGTGACTGGGGCGACAAGGGAAACTGTTTTAGGCGCAGTGTACCCTAAAAACAGTGATAAGAAATAA